Proteins from a genomic interval of Streptococcus oralis:
- the ruvX gene encoding Holliday junction resolvase RuvX, which yields MRIMGLDVGSKTVGVAISDPLGFTAQGLEIIQINEDQGQFGFDRIKELVDSYKVERFVVGLPKNMNNTSGPRVEASQAYGAKLEELFGLPVDYQDERLTTVAAERMLIEQADISRNKRKKVIDKLAAQLILQNYLDRKF from the coding sequence ATGAGAATTATGGGATTGGACGTTGGTTCAAAAACAGTGGGTGTTGCCATTAGCGATCCCCTAGGCTTCACTGCTCAAGGCCTTGAAATCATCCAGATTAATGAGGATCAGGGCCAGTTTGGTTTTGACCGTATCAAGGAATTGGTTGACAGCTATAAGGTGGAACGCTTTGTAGTAGGTCTGCCTAAAAACATGAACAATACCAGCGGTCCGCGAGTAGAAGCCAGTCAAGCCTATGGTGCCAAGCTAGAAGAACTCTTTGGTTTGCCAGTAGACTATCAGGATGAGCGTTTGACAACGGTCGCTGCGGAGCGTATGTTGATTGAACAAGCAGATATCAGTCGTAACAAACGCAAGAAAGTTATTGATAAGTTGGCTGCTCAGCTAATTTTGCAAAATTATTTAGATAGAAAATTTTAA
- the mgtA gene encoding magnesium-translocating P-type ATPase has translation MKTTKERLVAAIHTPLNETLSFYKTSLTGLTEEQIEKNRDLYGENTITKGQEDSILKKIYESIINPFTIILLVIAMISMVTNVWLAKPGQEDPTTSIIIVVLVLISGGIRFVQELRSDKAATNLSKMIVNTATVIREGQSLEIAIEDLVVGDIVKLSAGDMIPADLLLIESRDFFVQQSGLTGESDSVEKLALSKMSQSNFDSLLEAEALAFMGTNVISGSAKALILAVGDDTMMGKIEQTLNTYDEPTSFERDMNSISWLLIRLMLVMVPIVFLSNGLTDGDWLEAGVFALSVGVGLTPEMLPMIITASLAKGSIIMAKEKVVIKKLNAIQDLGAIDILCTDKTGTLTQDEIVLEYPLDIHGALDLSVLRRAYLNSYFQTGLKNLMDRAIISRTEKEAKEHAILQNLDTSFQKIDELPFDFERRRMSVIVQDENEAVSLVTKGALEEMLAISTHVEYQGQISPLTDDIRVEILKEVDQLNQQGLRVLGVAYKTGLKEGFAYSVEDEKEMILTGYLAFLDPPKPSAAPAIQALLEYGVQTKILTGDNEKVTQAVCEKVGLDVDQILLGSDIDAMSDEELAQAVQMVTVFAKLSPDQKARIILQIKSNGHCVGYMGDGINDAPSMKVADVGISVDTAVDIAKETADVILLDKDLMVLEKGLVEGRKVYANMTKYIKMTVSSNFGNIFSLLVSGIFLPFLPMAPIHLIVLNLVYDLSCIALPFDNVDEDFLKHPHKWEAKSITRFMIWMGPISSAFDILTFILLYFVIVPMATGQAYAHGAESATGFIILFQTGWFIESMWSQTMVIHMLRSAKLPFLQSRPSWFVLGTTLLAASFVTFLPYSSIASLLHLTPLEPIYFLFLLLIIVLYMISVTVVKRLYIKKFKSWL, from the coding sequence ATGAAAACTACAAAAGAAAGATTAGTAGCAGCTATTCATACACCTTTAAACGAAACTCTATCTTTTTATAAGACAAGTCTAACAGGCTTAACTGAGGAACAGATAGAAAAGAATCGTGATTTATATGGTGAAAACACCATCACCAAGGGTCAAGAAGACAGTATCCTCAAAAAGATTTACGAATCTATTATCAATCCATTTACAATCATCCTCCTGGTCATCGCTATGATCTCCATGGTGACCAACGTCTGGTTGGCGAAGCCTGGGCAAGAAGACCCGACGACCTCTATCATCATCGTCGTTCTCGTTCTAATCTCTGGTGGCATACGCTTTGTCCAAGAATTGCGGAGTGACAAAGCTGCGACCAATCTTTCAAAAATGATTGTGAATACAGCTACGGTTATTCGCGAAGGTCAGAGTTTAGAGATCGCAATTGAAGATTTGGTCGTTGGAGATATAGTCAAATTGAGTGCTGGGGATATGATTCCAGCAGACCTCCTTTTGATTGAATCACGTGATTTCTTTGTTCAACAGTCTGGCTTGACGGGTGAAAGTGATTCGGTTGAAAAATTGGCTTTGTCAAAAATGAGTCAGTCAAATTTTGATAGTCTGCTAGAAGCAGAAGCGCTCGCCTTTATGGGAACCAACGTGATATCAGGAAGTGCCAAGGCTTTGATTCTAGCAGTTGGTGATGACACCATGATGGGGAAAATAGAGCAGACTCTCAATACTTATGACGAGCCTACCTCTTTCGAACGGGATATGAACAGTATCTCCTGGCTTTTAATCCGTTTGATGTTGGTCATGGTTCCCATCGTATTTCTTTCCAATGGTTTGACGGATGGAGATTGGTTAGAGGCTGGCGTATTTGCTTTGAGCGTGGGTGTCGGGCTTACACCTGAGATGCTTCCCATGATCATCACGGCCAGTCTAGCAAAAGGCTCCATTATCATGGCCAAGGAAAAAGTCGTTATCAAAAAACTCAATGCCATACAAGATCTAGGTGCTATTGATATCCTGTGTACGGATAAAACCGGAACACTTACCCAAGACGAAATTGTCCTTGAATATCCTTTGGATATACATGGGGCTTTGGATTTATCTGTGTTGAGACGAGCCTACCTCAATTCCTACTTTCAAACCGGTTTGAAAAACTTGATGGACCGAGCCATTATCAGTAGAACTGAAAAAGAAGCTAAAGAACACGCTATTCTACAAAATTTGGATACTAGCTTTCAAAAAATAGATGAATTGCCCTTTGATTTTGAACGCAGACGGATGAGTGTCATCGTCCAGGATGAAAACGAAGCTGTTAGTTTGGTAACCAAGGGTGCCCTAGAGGAAATGCTTGCGATTTCAACCCATGTGGAATATCAAGGTCAGATTAGCCCTCTGACGGATGATATCCGAGTGGAAATCTTAAAAGAAGTGGACCAACTCAATCAACAGGGCTTACGAGTCTTGGGAGTCGCTTATAAAACAGGCTTAAAGGAAGGTTTTGCTTACTCTGTTGAAGATGAAAAGGAGATGATTCTAACAGGATATCTTGCCTTCCTAGATCCACCAAAACCATCTGCAGCCCCTGCTATCCAAGCTTTATTAGAGTATGGTGTTCAAACCAAGATCTTGACTGGGGATAATGAGAAGGTAACCCAAGCAGTATGCGAAAAAGTTGGTTTAGACGTTGATCAAATCTTGTTGGGTTCTGATATTGACGCCATGTCGGACGAAGAGTTGGCTCAAGCAGTTCAGATGGTGACTGTCTTTGCCAAACTCTCTCCGGATCAAAAAGCACGAATCATTTTACAAATCAAATCGAATGGACATTGTGTCGGCTATATGGGAGATGGGATCAATGATGCCCCTTCTATGAAAGTGGCCGATGTGGGGATTTCTGTTGATACAGCAGTAGATATTGCCAAAGAAACGGCTGATGTCATTTTGCTAGATAAGGATTTGATGGTGCTTGAAAAAGGGCTGGTTGAAGGGCGTAAGGTCTACGCTAATATGACCAAATATATCAAGATGACGGTCAGCTCTAATTTCGGGAACATTTTCTCTCTGTTAGTGTCTGGTATCTTTTTACCTTTCCTTCCTATGGCTCCGATTCACTTGATTGTGTTAAACCTTGTCTACGACCTTTCTTGCATCGCCTTGCCATTTGATAATGTAGATGAAGACTTTTTGAAACATCCTCATAAGTGGGAAGCTAAGTCTATTACTCGCTTTATGATTTGGATGGGTCCGATTTCTTCTGCCTTTGATATTTTGACCTTTATCTTACTCTATTTTGTCATTGTCCCAATGGCGACAGGTCAAGCCTATGCTCACGGAGCAGAGTCTGCAACGGGCTTTATTATTTTGTTCCAGACAGGTTGGTTCATTGAATCCATGTGGTCCCAAACCATGGTTATCCATATGCTCCGTTCAGCAAAACTTCCTTTCTTACAAAGTCGTCCATCATGGTTTGTTCTTGGGACAACCTTGCTAGCAGCTAGTTTTGTGACCTTCCTTCCCTACTCTTCAATTGCTAGCCTGCTTCATTTAACCCCTTTGGAACCAATTTATTTCCTCTTTTTGCTTTTGATTATCGTTCTCTATATGATAAGTGTTACAGTTGTAAAACGATTGTATATCAAAAAATTTAAAAGTTGGTTATAA
- the spx gene encoding transcriptional regulator Spx: MIKIYTVSSCTSCKKAKTWLNAHQLSYKEQNLGKEGITREELLDILTKTDNGIASIVSSKNRYAKALGVDIEDLSVNEVLNLIMETPRILKSPILVDEKRLQVGYKEDDIRAFLPRSVRNVENAEARLRAAL, translated from the coding sequence ATGATCAAAATTTATACAGTCTCAAGTTGTACTAGCTGTAAAAAAGCGAAAACCTGGCTCAATGCCCACCAGTTAAGTTATAAAGAACAAAATCTCGGTAAAGAAGGAATTACAAGAGAAGAGTTATTAGATATTCTCACGAAAACAGATAATGGAATTGCCAGTATCGTTTCGTCAAAAAACCGCTACGCTAAGGCACTTGGAGTTGACATCGAGGATTTGAGTGTCAATGAAGTGCTCAACTTAATCATGGAAACACCACGGATCTTAAAGAGTCCGATTCTCGTTGACGAGAAGCGCCTACAAGTCGGCTATAAAGAAGATGATATCCGTGCCTTCTTGCCACGCTCTGTCCGTAATGTAGAAAATGCAGAAGCACGTCTACGTGCAGCTCTATAA
- a CDS encoding IreB family regulatory phosphoprotein — protein sequence MGFTEETVRFKLDDSNKKEISETLTDVYASLNEKGYNPINQIVGYVLSGDPAYVPRYNNARNQIRKYERDEIVEELVRYYLKGQGVDL from the coding sequence ATGGGATTTACTGAAGAAACTGTACGGTTTAAATTGGATGATTCCAATAAGAAAGAGATTAGCGAGACGTTGACAGATGTCTATGCTTCTTTGAATGAAAAGGGTTATAATCCGATAAATCAAATCGTCGGTTATGTATTGAGTGGAGACCCTGCCTATGTTCCTCGTTACAACAATGCACGAAATCAAATCCGTAAGTATGAGCGTGATGAAATTGTTGAAGAATTGGTACGCTACTACCTTAAAGGACAAGGAGTCGATCTATAA
- a CDS encoding SP0191 family lipoprotein — translation MKKLLIASFALLFLLAGCGQKKETPVASTTASEPLQSNLPVLDNAEKNTVVTKTLLMPKSENGTQQIQTITYKGSQFLTLTIQQKRPVGDELKTFISENGLEETQKALLEAEEKDKTIQEARKLAGFTLETKLLSETEIQTTTTYDFQVLDVKKASQMEYLKNIGLENLLKNEPSQYIADRVANGATEQ, via the coding sequence ATGAAAAAGTTACTAATTGCTAGTTTTGCTCTCCTCTTTTTGCTTGCGGGATGTGGGCAAAAAAAGGAAACTCCTGTTGCTTCCACAACAGCATCTGAACCTCTCCAATCCAACCTTCCCGTTTTGGACAATGCCGAAAAGAATACGGTTGTCACCAAGACCTTGCTGATGCCGAAGTCAGAAAATGGGACGCAACAGATTCAGACCATTACTTATAAAGGCAGTCAGTTTTTGACCTTGACCATCCAGCAAAAACGACCTGTCGGGGATGAACTCAAGACCTTTATCTCTGAAAATGGCCTAGAGGAAACGCAAAAAGCGCTTCTTGAAGCAGAAGAAAAGGATAAGACTATCCAAGAGGCGCGCAAACTGGCAGGATTTACACTGGAAACCAAGCTACTCAGTGAGACAGAAATCCAGACTACAACGACTTATGATTTTCAAGTATTGGATGTCAAAAAGGCATCTCAGATGGAATATTTAAAAAATATCGGTCTTGAAAATCTCTTAAAAAACGAACCTAGCCAATATATTGCAGATAGAGTGGCAAATGGGGCGACAGAACAATAG
- a CDS encoding DUF1292 domain-containing protein — translation MSHDHNHDHEERELITLVDEQGNETLFEILLTIDGKEEFGKNYVLLVPVNAEEDEDGQVEIQAYSFTENEDGTEGELQPIPEDSEDEWNMIEEVFNSFMEE, via the coding sequence ATGTCACACGATCACAACCATGACCACGAAGAACGTGAATTGATTACACTAGTAGACGAGCAAGGAAATGAAACCTTGTTTGAAATTCTTTTGACCATTGACGGGAAAGAAGAATTTGGTAAAAACTATGTTCTTCTAGTGCCAGTTAACGCGGAAGAAGACGAAGACGGGCAAGTTGAAATCCAAGCCTACTCATTCACTGAAAATGAAGATGGAACAGAAGGCGAATTACAACCAATTCCAGAAGACTCAGAAGACGAATGGAACATGATTGAAGAAGTCTTCAACAGCTTTATGGAGGAGTAA